One Gloeobacter morelensis MG652769 DNA window includes the following coding sequences:
- a CDS encoding WecB/TagA/CpsF family glycosyltransferase, with amino-acid sequence MTALPTAPILDLPVHLSADYTHALVELVEAGQGGYVITLNAEMAMLAQREERLARLIRRADLVVPDGAGVVWALQRVGRRVRRCAGIDLVESALQQLAPRHTRIFLLGAAPGVAEAVGEGWRRQYPGLVVAGARDGFFGPDEESALLEGIAHSRPQLVLAGLGVPKQEYWIERARRRLTNVVFVGVGGSFDIWSGSKERAPRWLRENYLEWLYRLYREPWRAKRMLALPRFALAILRGVGR; translated from the coding sequence GTGACTGCTTTACCCACCGCACCAATTTTGGATCTGCCTGTACACCTGTCCGCAGATTATACCCATGCGCTCGTCGAACTGGTGGAAGCGGGCCAGGGGGGCTATGTGATTACCCTCAACGCCGAGATGGCGATGCTCGCCCAGCGCGAGGAGCGTCTGGCCCGTTTGATTCGCCGGGCTGACCTGGTGGTGCCCGACGGGGCAGGGGTGGTCTGGGCTTTGCAGCGGGTTGGACGCCGGGTACGCCGCTGCGCGGGCATCGACCTGGTCGAATCGGCCCTCCAGCAATTGGCTCCCCGACACACCCGCATCTTTTTGCTGGGCGCGGCTCCTGGGGTGGCCGAGGCGGTCGGAGAGGGCTGGCGGCGGCAGTACCCGGGCCTGGTGGTGGCAGGGGCGCGCGACGGATTTTTTGGTCCGGACGAAGAATCGGCGCTCCTCGAAGGCATCGCCCACAGCCGGCCGCAGCTGGTGTTGGCCGGACTGGGAGTGCCCAAGCAGGAGTACTGGATTGAGCGGGCCCGCAGGCGGCTGACCAACGTGGTCTTTGTCGGCGTCGGGGGCAGCTTCGACATCTGGTCGGGGAGCAAAGAGCGCGCCCCCCGCTGGCTGCGCGAGAACTATCTGGAGTGGCTCTATCGCCTGTACCGCGAACCCTGGCGGGCCAAACGCATGCTGGCCTTGCCCAGGTTCGCCCTGGCCATCTTAAGAGGAGTGGGCCGTTGA
- the nuoK gene encoding NADH-quinone oxidoreductase subunit NuoK has product MPSLNAFLLVGAALFCIGFYGLVTSRNAVRVLMSIELLLNAVNINLIAFSNFLDPNNIRGQVFAIFVITVAAAEAAVGLAIVLAIYRNRDTIDMENFNLLKW; this is encoded by the coding sequence ATGCCCAGCCTCAACGCCTTTTTGCTCGTCGGCGCCGCCTTGTTCTGCATCGGCTTCTACGGCCTGGTCACCTCCCGCAACGCCGTGCGGGTGCTCATGTCCATCGAGCTGTTGCTCAACGCCGTCAACATCAACCTCATTGCCTTTTCGAACTTTCTCGATCCCAACAACATCCGCGGCCAAGTGTTCGCCATATTCGTGATCACCGTGGCGGCGGCGGAAGCGGCGGTGGGACTGGCCATCGTGCTCGCCATCTACCGCAACCGCGACACTATCGACATGGAAAACTTCAATTTGCTCAAGTGGTGA
- a CDS encoding NADH-quinone oxidoreductase subunit J, with protein sequence MTFSEGVQLVSFVILTAIVLGGAAGVVLLRSMVHSAFLLGLVFIGAAGLYVLLNADFVAAAQILIYVGAVNVLILFAIMLVNKRIPTDRPAFSPRNAVTGLVCAGLFALLAVCIFQVPWQIQEPVAMNTVVEIGKRFFSEFLLPFEVASVLLLLAMVGAIILAQREYLPDRVEGEPEPLALPERPREEVDTTPTGRR encoded by the coding sequence GTGACATTTTCTGAAGGGGTTCAACTGGTTTCGTTTGTCATCCTCACCGCCATCGTGCTCGGTGGGGCGGCGGGGGTGGTGCTCCTGCGCAGCATGGTCCACTCCGCCTTTTTGTTGGGCCTGGTCTTTATTGGTGCTGCCGGGCTCTACGTGCTGCTCAACGCCGATTTTGTCGCCGCCGCCCAGATTTTGATTTACGTCGGCGCGGTCAATGTGCTCATCTTGTTTGCGATCATGCTGGTCAACAAGCGCATCCCCACCGACCGGCCGGCCTTCTCGCCGCGCAACGCCGTGACCGGTCTGGTCTGCGCGGGACTGTTTGCACTTTTGGCCGTCTGCATCTTCCAGGTTCCCTGGCAGATCCAGGAGCCGGTGGCGATGAACACCGTCGTCGAGATCGGCAAGCGCTTTTTCAGCGAATTTTTGCTGCCCTTTGAAGTGGCCTCGGTGCTGCTGCTGCTGGCCATGGTCGGTGCCATCATCCTCGCCCAGCGCGAGTACCTTCCCGACCGCGTCGAGGGAGAACCCGAGCCCCTCGCCCTGCCGGAGCGTCCCCGCGAAGAGGTCGACACCACCCCCACCGGCCGCCGCTAA
- the ndhI gene encoding NAD(P)H-quinone oxidoreductase subunit I, which translates to MVKFLEKVGGYARDVLESAKYIGQGMGVVFDHMRRKPVTVQYPYEKLIPSERFRGRIHFERPKCISCEVCVRVCPINLPVVDYEFNKETKKKELNSYSIDFGVCIFCGNCVEYCPTSCLSMTEEYELSVYDRHELNYDDVALGRLPTRVTDDPVVRPIRELAYLPKGVMDGHLEDPGSRRAGELPEEIVARLRPADQSSGTDAKKEGE; encoded by the coding sequence ATGGTAAAGTTCCTGGAAAAAGTTGGTGGCTATGCCAGGGATGTGCTGGAGTCGGCCAAGTATATCGGTCAGGGCATGGGGGTCGTCTTCGACCACATGCGCCGAAAACCGGTCACCGTCCAGTACCCATACGAAAAGCTCATCCCGTCGGAGCGCTTTCGCGGGCGCATCCACTTCGAGCGGCCCAAGTGCATTTCTTGCGAAGTGTGCGTGCGCGTCTGCCCGATTAACCTGCCCGTGGTCGATTACGAGTTCAACAAAGAGACCAAGAAAAAAGAGCTCAACTCCTATTCGATCGATTTTGGCGTCTGCATCTTTTGCGGCAACTGTGTCGAGTACTGCCCCACCAGTTGCCTGTCGATGACCGAGGAATACGAGCTTTCGGTCTACGACCGCCACGAACTCAACTACGACGATGTCGCCCTCGGACGGCTGCCCACCCGGGTCACCGACGACCCGGTGGTGCGCCCGATTCGCGAACTGGCCTACCTGCCCAAGGGAGTCATGGACGGCCACCTTGAGGATCCCGGTAGCCGCCGCGCCGGAGAATTGCCCGAGGAGATCGTCGCCCGGTTGCGCCCGGCCGACCAGAGTAGCGGCACCGACGCCAAGAAGGAGGGCGAGTGA
- a CDS encoding PrsW family intramembrane metalloprotease gives MTFAVPNFLLIAAAIAPALFLLALLALLPKSVTRWAAPRPLWTVAIATLTGVGSAFIALPVEMLLTSTPWRITNLGVLAVFALVAAGLAEEGAKYLVVRFYSWRLATFRERYDGLLYCGAVGLGFGALENIFYVSEGGLETAMVRALTAVPFHGMLGLVMGYFLGRAKVRQLAGERWGGLHVQGLFWAVLFHGLYDFFAFQASQIALVLLNGLLVVMAIWCLRAVISTRALSPSWGGCEPAAPSPFVPPPAVARNPVLAGILGLIPGLGQFYNREGQKGLFLLAAGIMNLVLLASVWLLLNAPQAAIEALFVLAGLSLAIKPEQFIQTLAAAPVLQILLALNAVFCLLSAFDAYRAARSGRFDYLEAPEKRIRFLQTFSASYVGHVLLLFFAVLVPVIAGGGPKGQGEQPGQIGTIEFDLVTTPKKLDGFSGKPEGTAKGTAKKNAPKVVAQKSAPVPVPGPQAPKAQEAQEARGLPRSYNEYLSWKIRRYHDLYFDRVGTGQYTVVQYEIDSVGNVTNVQVLYDHTTAPGDVAELAAETVRRLDPALPLPAGIRSVTITELFWDGSPIGSPGSLEQRLSELPDGREVLPYPPEQS, from the coding sequence ATGACTTTCGCGGTGCCCAACTTCTTGCTGATCGCAGCCGCCATCGCCCCAGCCCTGTTTTTGCTGGCTCTGCTCGCCCTGCTTCCCAAGAGCGTCACGCGCTGGGCGGCGCCGCGCCCGCTGTGGACCGTGGCCATCGCCACCCTCACCGGGGTGGGTTCGGCGTTTATCGCCCTGCCGGTCGAGATGCTGCTCACCTCCACCCCCTGGAGGATCACCAACCTCGGGGTGCTCGCGGTGTTTGCCCTGGTGGCGGCGGGGCTTGCGGAGGAGGGGGCCAAATATCTGGTCGTGCGCTTTTACAGCTGGCGGCTTGCGACATTTCGCGAGCGCTACGACGGTCTGCTCTACTGCGGGGCGGTCGGTCTCGGTTTCGGTGCGCTCGAAAATATCTTCTACGTCAGCGAAGGGGGCCTGGAGACCGCGATGGTGCGCGCCCTCACCGCCGTCCCCTTCCACGGCATGCTCGGGCTGGTGATGGGCTATTTTTTGGGCCGGGCCAAGGTGCGGCAACTGGCTGGAGAGCGCTGGGGCGGCCTGCACGTGCAGGGGCTCTTCTGGGCGGTGCTGTTCCATGGGCTCTACGACTTTTTTGCCTTTCAGGCAAGCCAGATAGCCCTGGTGCTGTTGAATGGCCTGCTGGTGGTCATGGCCATCTGGTGCCTGCGGGCGGTGATTTCTACGCGCGCGCTCTCCCCGAGTTGGGGTGGGTGCGAACCGGCGGCTCCCAGCCCCTTCGTGCCGCCCCCGGCCGTGGCGCGCAATCCGGTGCTGGCGGGGATCTTAGGTCTGATTCCGGGCCTGGGTCAGTTCTATAACCGTGAGGGGCAGAAGGGCCTTTTTTTGTTGGCGGCCGGGATCATGAACCTGGTGCTGCTCGCTTCGGTATGGCTGCTTTTGAATGCTCCCCAGGCTGCGATCGAGGCGCTGTTTGTGCTGGCCGGTTTGAGTCTCGCCATCAAGCCGGAGCAGTTTATCCAGACGCTCGCGGCGGCACCGGTGCTGCAGATTTTGCTTGCCCTCAACGCCGTCTTTTGTCTTTTGAGTGCTTTTGACGCCTACCGCGCCGCCCGCTCGGGCCGATTCGACTATCTCGAAGCACCAGAAAAGCGCATCCGCTTTTTGCAAACATTTAGTGCTTCCTACGTCGGCCACGTGCTGTTGCTGTTTTTTGCGGTCCTGGTGCCGGTGATCGCCGGGGGTGGCCCCAAGGGCCAGGGGGAGCAGCCGGGGCAAATCGGCACCATCGAATTTGACCTGGTGACCACGCCCAAAAAACTCGACGGCTTCAGCGGCAAACCCGAGGGCACCGCCAAGGGGACCGCCAAGAAAAACGCCCCCAAAGTGGTCGCCCAAAAAAGCGCCCCGGTTCCCGTGCCGGGTCCGCAAGCGCCCAAGGCCCAGGAGGCGCAGGAGGCCAGGGGGCTGCCGCGCTCCTACAACGAATATTTGTCCTGGAAGATCCGCCGCTACCACGACCTCTACTTCGACCGGGTGGGCACCGGTCAGTACACGGTGGTACAGTACGAGATCGACTCGGTGGGCAACGTCACCAACGTCCAGGTGCTCTACGACCACACCACCGCCCCCGGCGATGTGGCGGAACTGGCCGCCGAGACCGTCCGCCGCCTCGACCCGGCTTTGCCTTTGCCCGCGGGCATCCGCTCGGTGACGATCACCGAACTATTCTGGGACGGTTCGCCCATCGGCTCGCCCGGCTCCCTTGAGCAGCGCCTGAGCGAACTGCCCGACGGGCGCGAGGTGCTGCCGTACCCGCCCGAGCAGTCCTAG
- a CDS encoding endonuclease III domain-containing protein — protein sequence MSAIRQERPARAKRLLVKLKVAYPQGLTLGLASTNPFEYLVATVLATQCKDERVNKITPALFARYPDPAAFAAADYDELLPLVRPTGLGPTKARNLMAIGRLLLERHAGKVPATMAELTALPGVARKIANLVLADCYGLVEGVAVDTHVRRISKLLGLTDSTDAAKIERDLMDCLPRDAWRSWNNWMVEHGRKCCVAGAPRCTACPLVEDCPGSRELTAELERRDAAGAVLP from the coding sequence ATGAGTGCAATCCGGCAAGAGCGTCCTGCCCGGGCCAAACGCCTGCTGGTAAAGCTGAAGGTGGCCTATCCCCAGGGTCTGACGCTGGGGCTCGCCAGCACCAACCCGTTCGAGTATCTGGTGGCGACGGTGCTTGCCACCCAGTGCAAAGACGAGCGGGTCAACAAGATCACCCCGGCGCTGTTTGCCCGCTATCCCGACCCGGCCGCCTTCGCCGCTGCCGATTACGACGAACTGCTGCCCCTGGTGCGCCCCACCGGTCTCGGTCCGACCAAGGCGCGCAACTTGATGGCCATCGGCCGGCTTTTGCTCGAACGCCACGCAGGCAAAGTGCCGGCCACGATGGCAGAACTGACCGCCCTGCCGGGGGTGGCCCGCAAGATCGCCAATCTGGTGCTGGCTGACTGCTACGGCCTCGTCGAGGGCGTGGCGGTGGACACGCATGTGCGGCGCATCTCAAAACTGTTGGGGCTGACCGACTCGACCGACGCCGCCAAAATCGAGCGCGATCTGATGGACTGCCTGCCGCGCGACGCCTGGCGCAGCTGGAACAACTGGATGGTCGAGCACGGCCGCAAGTGCTGTGTAGCGGGTGCTCCCCGCTGTACGGCCTGTCCACTGGTCGAAGATTGTCCCGGCAGCCGGGAACTGACAGCAGAACTGGAGAGGCGCGATGCGGCCGGTGCGGTTCTGCCTTGA
- a CDS encoding serine/threonine-protein kinase — MSGAFARPDTLVGRTVGRYRLVEKIGAGGMGSVYRAVHIEIEDLVVAVKLLLPGLIDDEALRRRFKDEAAICARLSERSSHIVQIRDYGILEDLDLPYFTMEYLQGRSLQHLMHKVAAPVQQGLAIARQICLGLQVAHGMGVVHRDLKPSNIHLIPDPQLGEKVKLLDFGIARLVRDAQRGPLTQGYLGTPQYSSPEQLRGLEIDTRADIYSLGMILYELFSGVCPFAVEDQNFETWYVLHTEGEPSPMAAANPRQPVPPAVEQLVLHCLAKKPADRPAGVSEVLERLELVIGHLPPAPPAAAIPPPLPTITLSAEQVAHLEKQLATQVGPIAPTLVRRALGSSHTPGELVEQLAAQLPATQREKFSRMVLANLSAQTSAAPAPEVREGTVPPVPRLDPRFVERCAHELSRLVGPIAAFLLQSALKDTPPTPAVLVERLAALVGDQVKAEQLRRKLL; from the coding sequence TTGAGTGGAGCTTTCGCCCGCCCCGACACCCTGGTCGGCCGCACGGTCGGCCGCTACCGTCTGGTGGAAAAAATCGGGGCGGGCGGCATGGGTTCGGTCTATCGGGCGGTGCATATCGAGATCGAAGATCTGGTGGTGGCCGTCAAGTTACTCCTGCCGGGTTTGATCGACGACGAAGCGCTGCGCCGCCGCTTTAAAGACGAAGCGGCCATCTGTGCGCGCCTGAGCGAACGCAGCTCCCACATTGTTCAGATTCGCGACTACGGCATTCTCGAAGATCTCGACTTGCCGTACTTCACGATGGAATATTTGCAGGGCCGCTCGCTGCAGCACCTGATGCACAAGGTGGCAGCACCCGTGCAGCAGGGCCTGGCCATCGCCCGTCAGATTTGTCTGGGTCTGCAGGTTGCCCACGGCATGGGTGTCGTGCACCGCGACCTCAAGCCGAGCAACATCCATCTGATCCCCGACCCGCAACTGGGTGAGAAGGTCAAACTGCTCGATTTTGGGATCGCCCGGCTGGTGCGCGACGCCCAGCGCGGTCCGCTCACCCAGGGGTATCTGGGCACCCCGCAGTATTCTTCGCCCGAACAGTTGCGAGGACTGGAAATAGACACCCGGGCGGACATTTACAGCCTTGGGATGATCCTCTATGAGCTTTTTTCCGGGGTGTGCCCGTTTGCGGTCGAAGATCAAAACTTCGAAACCTGGTACGTCCTGCACACCGAGGGCGAGCCGTCGCCGATGGCCGCCGCCAACCCCCGCCAACCGGTTCCCCCGGCTGTCGAACAACTGGTGCTCCACTGCCTGGCCAAAAAACCAGCAGATCGCCCGGCAGGCGTGAGCGAAGTCCTCGAACGGCTGGAGCTGGTCATCGGTCATCTGCCCCCTGCCCCGCCCGCCGCGGCCATCCCGCCGCCGCTACCCACCATTACCCTGAGTGCAGAGCAAGTGGCGCACCTGGAGAAGCAGCTGGCCACCCAGGTGGGACCGATTGCGCCGACGCTGGTGCGCCGGGCTCTAGGTTCCTCCCACACCCCCGGCGAACTGGTGGAGCAATTGGCGGCCCAACTGCCCGCTACCCAGCGCGAAAAGTTTAGCCGAATGGTACTGGCCAATCTATCCGCGCAAACATCCGCCGCCCCTGCCCCAGAGGTGCGCGAGGGTACCGTTCCGCCGGTGCCGCGCCTCGATCCGCGCTTTGTCGAGCGCTGCGCTCACGAACTGAGCCGATTGGTGGGACCGATCGCCGCCTTTTTGCTCCAGAGTGCCCTTAAAGACACACCGCCCACCCCGGCGGTACTGGTGGAGCGGCTCGCCGCCCTGGTAGGCGATCAGGTCAAGGCCGAACAGCTGCGCCGGAAGCTGCTTTAG
- a CDS encoding c-type heme family protein, translated as MLKNLKLRTKFSLVAIVVFAGGLVASATVLSLVLEQRAQDEVADKAAALLQTINAVRNYTDVRIKPLLKDKAATSPVFISETASGFAANEVFEGLRKNSDYRNFVYKEAAPNPTNLRDKADDFEAALVARFAADPTIKELTGFRSQPGGDVFYIARPLKVDSPSCLQCHSTPEVAPKNLIITYGPDNGFGWKVGQVIAAQVISVPVDEVYASAQRSWVLVVGVLVGIFAVLVFLVNELLRRTVVSRISRMAATADAVSTGKTEADFAEDAADEIGVLASAFNRMKSSLEIALKLLNQQPR; from the coding sequence ATGTTGAAAAATCTGAAGCTGAGGACCAAATTCAGCCTGGTGGCGATCGTCGTCTTCGCAGGCGGTCTGGTGGCAAGTGCTACGGTCCTGTCGCTGGTCCTGGAGCAGCGTGCCCAGGATGAAGTGGCGGACAAGGCGGCGGCTCTGTTGCAGACGATTAACGCGGTGCGCAACTACACCGACGTCCGCATCAAACCCTTGCTGAAAGACAAAGCGGCGACCTCACCCGTGTTCATCTCCGAGACGGCTTCGGGCTTTGCTGCCAACGAGGTCTTCGAGGGTCTGCGCAAAAACAGCGACTACCGCAATTTTGTCTACAAAGAAGCCGCCCCCAACCCCACTAACCTGCGCGACAAGGCCGACGATTTTGAGGCGGCCCTGGTGGCCCGTTTCGCCGCCGACCCAACTATCAAAGAGTTGACCGGCTTTCGCAGCCAACCGGGCGGCGACGTTTTCTATATCGCCCGGCCGCTCAAGGTCGATTCTCCCAGTTGCCTGCAATGCCACAGCACCCCGGAAGTGGCCCCCAAGAATTTGATCATCACCTACGGCCCCGACAACGGCTTCGGCTGGAAGGTGGGCCAGGTGATTGCCGCCCAGGTGATCTCGGTGCCGGTGGACGAGGTCTACGCGAGCGCCCAGCGTTCGTGGGTGTTGGTGGTGGGCGTGCTGGTGGGCATCTTCGCGGTGCTGGTCTTTCTGGTCAACGAACTGCTCAGGCGCACCGTCGTCTCGCGCATCAGCCGCATGGCCGCTACCGCCGACGCGGTGAGCACCGGCAAGACCGAGGCGGATTTTGCCGAGGATGCCGCCGATGAAATCGGTGTGCTCGCTTCCGCCTTCAACCGCATGAAGTCGAGCCTGGAGATCGCCCTCAAACTGCTCAACCAGCAGCCGCGCTGA